The following is a genomic window from Roseitalea porphyridii.
CGGCCGCATCCACGCTGCTGTTCTTCATCATCGCGCTGATGACCATCAGCTTCATCTATCTCACGCGCATGAACCTTGAGGGGGACGAGCGATGACCGCCCCCCGCTGGCTGAAGACCGCGGGCTTCTACGTGCTCGTGGCGATCATCTTCCTGCAGGCGGTGTTCCCGTTCTACTACGCGATCCTGACCTCGCTGGAGGACGGGCAGGCCCTGTTTGACGTCAACTACCTGCCGGCCGTTTTCGATCTGTCCAACTACCGGTCCATGCTGGCCGACGGCGTGTTCGGCAAGCAGATCCTCAATTCGGTGTTCGTGGCGACCGTCACCGTGGCGATCTCGCTGTTCCTGGCGATAACCGCCTCCTTCGCGCTCGCCCGCATCCGCTTCAGGGGCAGGGGTCTGCTGCTGCTGACGATCCTGTCGGTGTCGATGTTCCCGCAGATCGCGGTCCTGTCGGGCCTGTTCGAGCTGGTCCGCGCCTTCGGCCTGTTCAACTCGCTTTGGTCTCTCGTCTTCTCCTACATGATCTTCACCCTGCCGTTCACGGTCTGGGTGCTGACCACCTTCATGCGGGCGCTGCCGGTCGAGATCGAGGAGGCGGCGATCATGGACGGCGCCTCCTCGTTCACGATCATCCGGCGCGTGTTCCTGCCGCTGCTGTGGCCGGCGATGGTGACCACCGGGCTTCTTGCCTTTATCCAGGCGTGGAACGAGTTCCTTTTCGCGCTGACCTTCCTGTCCACCGATAGCCAGCGCACCGTGCCCGTCGCCATCGCGCTCATTTCGGGGCGCAGTGAGTTCGAGGTGCCCTGGGGCAACATCATGGCCGCCTCGGTCATCGTCACGCTGCCGCTGGTCGCGCTGGTCCTCATCTTCCAACGCCGCATCGTCTCCGGACTGACCGCCGGCGCCGTCAAGGGGTGATCCGTCATGGCTTCCGTCGAACTTCACAATGTCAGCAAGGCGTTCGGCGCCGTGAAGGTGCTGCACGATGTCAATCTGGCGCTGGAGAAGGGTGAGTTCATCGTCTTCGTCGGGCCGTCCGGCTGCGGGAAGTCGACGCTCCTGCGGCTGATTGCCGGGCTCGAGGACATCACCTCCGGCGATCTTCTGATCAGCGGCGAGCGCATGAACGATGTGCTTCCGGCCAAGCGCGGCATCTCGATGGTGTTCCAGTCCTACGCGCTCTACCCGCATATGACGGTGTTCGAGAACATGGCCTTCGGCCTCGAACAGGCAAAGCTTTCGCCCGACGAGATCAGGAGCCGCATCGCCCAGGCTGCCGAGATGCTGCAGATCAGCGACTACATGGACCGCAAGCCGCGGCAATTGTCTGGCGGCCAGCGCCAGCGTGTCGCCATCGGCCGCGCGATCACGCGACAGCCGCGCGTGTTCCTGTTCGACGAGCCGCTGTCGAACCTCGATGCGGCCCTGCGCGTCGACACGCGGCTGGAGATCGCCGCGCTTCACAAGCGGTTGTCCGATACGACCATGATCTATGTCACGCATGACCAGGTCGAGGCGATGACGCTCGCCGACCGCATCGTCGTGCTCAATGCCGGCAATGTCGAACAGGTCGGCACGCCGATGGACCTTTACCACAACCCCGCCTCGCAGTTCGTGGCCGGTTTCATCGGCTCGCCGCGCATGAACTTCATCACCGGTGCGGTCGCCGACAGGCATGGCGCGGCCGTCTACGGCATCAGGCCCGAACACGTCGATCTCTCCACCGACGGCGGCGACTGGGGCGGCCGTGTCATGCTGACCGAGGCGCTCGGTTCGGACACGTTCGCGCACGTGCAGACCGAGGAGGCCGGGATGGTCAATGTCCGCCTGCGCGGTTCGCGCCGGGTGCGCGAGGGCGAGCCCGTGTTCCTGACGCCGCAGACCGAGGCAGCGCACCTCTTCGACGCCGGCGGCAAGCCGATCCGGGTCGCCCGGGCGGCCTGACGATGATGGCGCCCGCCACCGAAAGCCCCCGTGCGATCCTTGTTCTGGGGAATGCCAATCTCGACGTCATCGTCGGCCATGTCGACAACTGGCCCGAACGGGGAACGGAATCCTTCTTCCCGCACGGCGATCTGCGCATTGGCGGTTCGGCGGCGAACACGGCGCGCGTGCTGCAGCGACTCGGCGCCCGGTCGGGCCTCGTGTCGGCGCACGGCGGCGACTTCGCAGGCGCGGCGATCGGCCAGGCCTTTGCGGGCGTGCGCGACCGCGTGGCTTCCCTGGACGGGCCGACC
Proteins encoded in this region:
- a CDS encoding carbohydrate ABC transporter permease: MTAPRWLKTAGFYVLVAIIFLQAVFPFYYAILTSLEDGQALFDVNYLPAVFDLSNYRSMLADGVFGKQILNSVFVATVTVAISLFLAITASFALARIRFRGRGLLLLTILSVSMFPQIAVLSGLFELVRAFGLFNSLWSLVFSYMIFTLPFTVWVLTTFMRALPVEIEEAAIMDGASSFTIIRRVFLPLLWPAMVTTGLLAFIQAWNEFLFALTFLSTDSQRTVPVAIALISGRSEFEVPWGNIMAASVIVTLPLVALVLIFQRRIVSGLTAGAVKG
- a CDS encoding ABC transporter ATP-binding protein yields the protein MASVELHNVSKAFGAVKVLHDVNLALEKGEFIVFVGPSGCGKSTLLRLIAGLEDITSGDLLISGERMNDVLPAKRGISMVFQSYALYPHMTVFENMAFGLEQAKLSPDEIRSRIAQAAEMLQISDYMDRKPRQLSGGQRQRVAIGRAITRQPRVFLFDEPLSNLDAALRVDTRLEIAALHKRLSDTTMIYVTHDQVEAMTLADRIVVLNAGNVEQVGTPMDLYHNPASQFVAGFIGSPRMNFITGAVADRHGAAVYGIRPEHVDLSTDGGDWGGRVMLTEALGSDTFAHVQTEEAGMVNVRLRGSRRVREGEPVFLTPQTEAAHLFDAGGKPIRVARAA